The genomic DNA GCCGCCGGGGCGGCGCGGGTCCTTCAGGCCGGCGCGGGTCCGCCGGATGGACTGCGACAGTGCCTTGATTGCGTCGTCCATGCCGACGATGCGCTTGTGCAGCTCGGCCTCCATGTTGAGGAGCCGGGTCGACTCCTCCTCGGTGAGCTTGAAGACCGGGATGCCGGTGGACGCGGCGAGGACCTCGGCGATCAGCTCCTCGTCGACCTCGGCGACGACGTCCATGTCGCCGGTCTTCCACTCCTTCTCGCGCTTGGCCTTGGCGTCGATGAGCTGCTTCTCGTCGTCGCGCAGCTTGGCGGCCTTCTCGAAGTCCTGCCCGTCGATCGCCGCCTCCTTCTCGCGGCGGACGTGGGCGATCTTCTCGTCGAACTCGCGCAGGTCCGGCGGCGCCGTCATCCGCCGGATGCGCAGGCGGGCGCCGGCCTCATCGATGAGGTCGATGGCCTTGTCGGGCAGGTACCGGTCGTTGACATAGCGGTCCGCGAGGTTGGCCGCCCCGACCAGCGCCGCGTCGGTGATCGAGACGCGGTGGTGCGCCTCGTAGCGGTCCCGCAGTCCCTTGAGGATCTCGATGGTGTGCGGCAGCGTCGGCTCGGCCACCTGGATCGGCTGGAACCGGCGCTCCAGCGCGGGGTCCTTCTCGATGTACTTGCGGTACTCGTCCAGCGTCGTCGCGCCGATCGTCTGCAGCTCACCGCGGGCCAGCATCGGCTTGAGGATGCTCGCCGCGTCGATGGCGCCCTCCGCGGCGCCCGCCCCGACGAGGGTGTGGATCTCGTCGATGAACAGGATGATGTCGCCGCGGGTGCGGATCTCCTTGAGCACCTTCTTCAGCCGCTCCTCGAAGTCACCGCGGTAGCGGGAGCCCGCCACCAGGGCGCCGAGGTCGAGGGTGTAGATGTGCTTGTCCTTGAGCGTCTCGGGCACCTCGCCCTTGACGATGTCCTGGGCCAGGCCCTCGACGACGGCGGTCTTGCCGACGCCGGGCTCGCCGATGAGGATCGGGTTGTTCTTCGTACGCCGGGAGAGCACCTGCATCACCCGCTCGATTTCCTTCTCGCGCCCGATGACCGGGTCGAGCTTGCCCTCCCGGGCGGCCTGGGTCAGGTTGCGCCCGAACTGGTCGAGCACCAGGCTCCCCGCCGGGGTGCCCTCCTGGGTGGACTGGCCGCCGACGCCCGCGGTCGCGGCCTCCTTGCCCTGGTAGCCGGAGAGCAGCTGGATCACGGTCTGGCGCACCCGGGACAGATCGGCGCCGAGCTTGACCAGCACCTGGGCGGCGACGCCCTCGCCCTCGCGGATCAGGCCCAGCAGGATGTGCTCGGTCCCGATGTAGTTGTGGCCGAGCTGCAGCGCCTCGCGCAGGCTCAGCTCCAGGACCTTCTTCGCCCGCGGCGTGAACGGAATGTGACCACTGGGGGCCTGGGTGCCGGTGCCGATGATCTCCTGCACCTGCTCACGCACGGCGTCGAGCGAGATCCCAAGGCTCTCCAGGGCCTTCGCGGCCACGCCTTCACCCTCGTGGATGAGGCCGAGCAGAATGTGCTCCGTGCCGATGTAGTTGTGGTTGAGCATGCGCGCCTCTTCCTGCGCAAGCACGACCACACGACGCGCCCGGTCGGTGAACCGTTCGAACATTGTCACTCGCTCCTCGCTATCGAGATACCTCGATGCTATCGGTGCCCTGCTGAGACGGCCGATTCGACGCCCTTGAGCAGCACGTCGATCGGCCCTGATCCCTCCAACGCCGCGGGCCCCGCCGTGATTCCGCCCCACGCCGGTGGAAACCCACCCCACCCCATCTCCCTTATGGTCGGCGCGCGAGTCGCCACCCTAACCCGGATCGTTCACGAGACTCGGGTGTGATCGGCGCGTGGAAGCACGGAAGTGCCTGTCCAGCAAGGGAAACTTGGTTTGCGACGACTCAAGATCTCCGAACCGGAAGGCACTCCGTAGGTGAAGCGTACTTCGTGGTCTACCGGCTTGTCCGTGACCTCCGATGGTGTCGGCGTGGTGGCCCATGCGGGCAGCGTCGCCACCCGCCTTCTGGCCGACCGGGTCGGCCTCACGTCCGAGTTGTCCAAGGTGATGGTCCGCCGCAACTTCGTCCCCGGTCACGACCGCGGCAGGGTGCTGACCGACGTCGCGGTGATGCTCGCCGACGGCGGGGAGGCGATCGCCGACATCGACGTGCTGCGCCACCAGTCCAGCGTGCTGGGCCGTGTCGCGTCGGCGCCGACGGTGTGGCGGGCACTGGACGAGGTCACACCTGGCCGGTTGAAGAGGATCCA from Austwickia sp. includes the following:
- a CDS encoding ATP-dependent Clp protease ATP-binding subunit encodes the protein MFERFTDRARRVVVLAQEEARMLNHNYIGTEHILLGLIHEGEGVAAKALESLGISLDAVREQVQEIIGTGTQAPSGHIPFTPRAKKVLELSLREALQLGHNYIGTEHILLGLIREGEGVAAQVLVKLGADLSRVRQTVIQLLSGYQGKEAATAGVGGQSTQEGTPAGSLVLDQFGRNLTQAAREGKLDPVIGREKEIERVMQVLSRRTKNNPILIGEPGVGKTAVVEGLAQDIVKGEVPETLKDKHIYTLDLGALVAGSRYRGDFEERLKKVLKEIRTRGDIILFIDEIHTLVGAGAAEGAIDAASILKPMLARGELQTIGATTLDEYRKYIEKDPALERRFQPIQVAEPTLPHTIEILKGLRDRYEAHHRVSITDAALVGAANLADRYVNDRYLPDKAIDLIDEAGARLRIRRMTAPPDLREFDEKIAHVRREKEAAIDGQDFEKAAKLRDDEKQLIDAKAKREKEWKTGDMDVVAEVDEELIAEVLAASTGIPVFKLTEEESTRLLNMEAELHKRIVGMDDAIKALSQSIRRTRAGLKDPRRPGGSFIFAGPTGVGKTELAKALAEFLFGDEDSLITLDMSEFAEKHTVSRLFGSPPGYVGYEEGGQLTEKVRRKPFSVVLFDEVEKAHADIFNSLLQILEDGRLTDSQGRVVDFKNTVIIMTTNLGTRDISKAIGGLGFAPGNDSGGDYERMKNKVQDELKQHFRPEFLNRVDDVVVFPQLKMEEIVQIVDLMIARLDERLRDKDMGIELTPGAKELLAKKGYDPVLGARPLRRAIQRDIEDVLSEKILYGEIGAGELVTVDVEGEEKEQHFTFVGTRKSLDPVPVPDHAPGSASEHGPDHIGSVSGGGAAGGSAPTPPMDHPSSGVQ